The DNA region CGGCGTGCTCGGCCTGTTCGTCCCGATCTTCGCGCTGATCGGCGCGGTCCGGCTCGCGCAGCCCGGCTCGCCCTGGGCGCGGCGCCGCTACTCGCCCGAGCGGCTCGCGAAGGCCGAGGTCCGCTTCTCCGACGACCGCTGGATCGCCAGGCGCCGGCACCAGCTGATCGACGCGCTCACCGGCGCGATCAGCCGCCCCTGACGCACCGCGTCACCTGCTGGTGCTGACCGTCGACAGCAGCCACAGCCCGAGGCTGGTGAAGCCGATCATGATCGCCAGCATCCAGTACTGCGAGCGCGCCGCCGCGCGGCCCTTGAACAGCACGAGCGCCCGGTCGTGCGCGAGCACCAGCCCGCCGATGTGGCCCAGGATCAGCGCCGCGACCTGGACGTACCAGATCATGTGATTGGACAACAGCGAGTTGTTGATGGTGTCGTGCGCGGTGCCCAGGAGGTTCGCGCCGTCGCCGAGCGGGTCGGAGACCAGCGGGATCATCGCCTGGCCCTGGAACACCAGCAACGAGAAGTAGTGCGCGACCACGTAGGCCAGCGCGATCGGCGCCAGCGTGTGGGCGAAGCGCACCGGCGCCACCCTCCGGCGCACCGCGTTGGACATCGCCCGGACGCCGACGAGGTAGGCGGTCGTGACGAACGCGACCGCGACGAGCAGGCCGAACGTCCCGGCCAGCTCGTTGGCCGCCGTCGGCCCGAAGCCGAGGTCGGAGAACCAGCGCGTGATCGACGGGCCGACCTGCTTCCACAGCCCCTGCGACGCGCCGTCGAAGCTCGTCGTCCCGATCAGCACGCACACGATCGCGACCGTTCCGGGCAGCGGCTCCAGCTCGGTCAGGCCCGACAGGACCGGCCGGACGCGGAGCTCGCGCCGGTCGTCGACCGTCACCGGCGCCAGCCGGGCGGCGAGGCCGAAGTAGGCGCCGAAGACGTCGGCGCGCTCGCTCCAGGTGTCGCGCCCGAACAGCGACATACCGCACAACTGCGTGATCATGTAGGCGATGGCCAGCCACGCCAGCAGCGCGGGGTCGTCCCTGTTCTCGAAGACCAGCTCGCACCAGGCGAAGGCGAAGAGCCCGAGCGCGACCGGCCAGCGGCCCAGCCACGCCCGGTACGTGAGCCGCGGGCGGTTGCCGAGGCGCGCGGCGCGAGCGATCGCGCGCCATGGGTTGAACGGGCGGAAGATGTCGCCGAGCACGACCGAGGCGACCGGGATCGCCACCCAGAAGACGACGTAGACGAACGTCGGCAGGATGTTGGCCAGCGGCTCCTGGGTCCCGTGCAGGCCGCTGTAGACCAGGCCCGCGAAGGCCGCGACGCCCAACAGCCCGCACAACGGCTCCAAGAACATGGGGAACGTGAGGACCGCCCGCGACGGGTGGTGCTCCAGCCGCGGCTGCAGCCACAGCGTGCTGAGCGCGACGAACGACAGCACCAGTACGACGCCCGCCGCCCAGGCGAAGATCCAGCCCGGGACCGGCAGGTCGGTCCGGGTCGCGAGGCCGTGCGCGGACGCGGCGGCCGGGAGCGCCAGCGCGGCGACGGCCGCGCCGGCGAGCGCGAGCGTGCGGCGCCTCACGAACCCAGCGCCTTGCGGACGTCGGCGGCCGACGGGCGCCGCGCGGTCACGCGGTGCAGCGCGCCGCCGGTCGGGCCGGCGAGCAGCCACGGCGTCGACCTGACGCCGTCGCGCGCCGCGGCCGCCTTGGCCGCTGCGAGCTGCGCGGTCACCGCCGCGCCGTTGGCGTCACGGCCGGTGCGTGCGACGTCGAGCCCCGGGACCGCGCCGGCGAGGCGCCGCAGGTAGGACGGTGTGACGTAGCCGCTGTTCTCGTCGCCCTGGAAGCGCGCCATCAGCGCGGCCAGCGGGAACAACCGGTCCTGCGCGCCCGCCGCGAGCAGCGTCCGGGCCGCGCGGGTCGAGTCCGGGCCGATGAACGTCAGCAGCCGCAGGTCGATGCGCAGCGTTCCCGAGCGGACCTCGTGGCGGACGAGGTCCGGCAGCGCGTCGCGCTCGAAGCGCCCGCAGAACGGGCACTGCGGGTCGGCGTACAGCACCAGCGTGCGTGGCGCGTCCGTCCGGCCCAGGACGGTCCCGCGCTGCGGGATCCCGGCGTAGTCGCGCGCGATCGCCGCCGCGCCCGGGACCGGTCCGGTCTTCGGCAGCCCGGTCGAGCGGCCGTTGACGCGCAGCGCCAGCACGGCGATCCCGGCGACGAGCAGCAGCAGGACGGCGCTGCCGCCGAACTGCCAGCGGCGGCGCTGCAGCGGTGGTGTGGGCTCCGCGCTCACGGCCATCAGCATGGCGCGGACGCGGGGTCGGCGAGGTGTGGGTACGGCAAGGGAGGTCCTCCGGAGTCGGGGTCGGCGGGTGCACGTCACGCACCCGCGGCGGCGCCCGGCCCGCCAGCCGCCGCGCGAGCAGCGGCCCGCCCTCACGCTCGTCCCCATGCCGTGCCGCCGGCGCGGCAACCGCGACAACAACTCGGCGCGGACGCCACGCCGCACCGCGCAGCCGCGCGATCCCGCGCTCCCCCACGTAGCGCCCGGCCAGCAGCGGCGCCGCGATCAGCAGCGCCGGCAGCAGCCCGAGCGTGGTCTCGGCATCCAGCGCGATCCCGGCCGCGAAGACGGCGACCAGCACGCAGAACGCGAGCGCCCAGCGGAAGGCGCGGAGGACCATGGGCCTGAGCCTAGAGGCTCGCGCCCACGGCCGTCGCGGCGCGGACCTTAAAGCAGCTCGTCCAGACGGCCGGCCGGGAAGCCGGGGCTGACGTGGCCGGCGCGGCCGACAACGGTCTCGCTCGCCGCCAGGACGTTGAGCACCGACTCCTCGACCGCCTGCACGACCGCCTCGTAGAGCGGGTCGATCAGTCCCCACGGCACGAACTCCAGCTGCGCGGTGCCCGAGACGTACATGTCGCTGTCCAAGGCCCCCATGTTGGTCGCGCTGAACGCCAGGAACAGGTCGCCCGAGTAGTGGCTGCCGGTCGTCCCGGTCCGTGCCAGCCCGAGCGGGACGCGCCGGGCCAGCGCGGTGCACTGCGCGGGCAGCAGCGGCGCGTCGGTCGCCACGACGCAGATGCACGAGCCCGCGCCGGGCGGCGCGAGCGCGTAGCTGTCCTCGATCGGGTTGTCGTCGTGCGCGAGCACGCGCCCGACGCGGCGCCCGGCGATCGTCAGCTCGCGCCGCGCGCCGAAGTTCGCCTGGGTGAGCACGCCGACGGTGTGCTCGGCACCCGCGACCTCGACGACCCGCGACGCGGTGCCGGTCCCGCCCTTGTACCCGTACACGTTCATGCCCGTCCCGCCG from Conexibacter woesei Iso977N includes:
- a CDS encoding P1 family peptidase: MSERPRARARELGIDLEGTPGTFNAITDVPGVEVGYATLVEGDDVRTGVTAILPLGRDGVGCSCPAGWSALNGNGELTGTHWLTETGALALPVGITNTHAVGPVHRGIVEWSVAQRPELGDRWLLPVVGETWDGYLNDLNGRHVTAETVVDALDRAAPGPLAEGSVGGGTGMNVYGYKGGTGTASRVVEVAGAEHTVGVLTQANFGARRELTIAGRRVGRVLAHDDNPIEDSYALAPPGAGSCICVVATDAPLLPAQCTALARRVPLGLARTGTTGSHYSGDLFLAFSATNMGALDSDMYVSGTAQLEFVPWGLIDPLYEAVVQAVEESVLNVLAASETVVGRAGHVSPGFPAGRLDELL
- a CDS encoding DsbA family protein, which codes for MSAEPTPPLQRRRWQFGGSAVLLLLVAGIAVLALRVNGRSTGLPKTGPVPGAAAIARDYAGIPQRGTVLGRTDAPRTLVLYADPQCPFCGRFERDALPDLVRHEVRSGTLRIDLRLLTFIGPDSTRAARTLLAAGAQDRLFPLAALMARFQGDENSGYVTPSYLRRLAGAVPGLDVARTGRDANGAAVTAQLAAAKAAAARDGVRSTPWLLAGPTGGALHRVTARRPSAADVRKALGS